The Ananas comosus cultivar F153 linkage group 7, ASM154086v1, whole genome shotgun sequence genome has a window encoding:
- the LOC109713377 gene encoding glucan endo-1,3-beta-glucosidase 12-like isoform X2, which translates to MLLMEFSYLYLIFSLAPLVTLTGEEITKLVNPHEQSTFHESPPPHAKYPLPITAILNESELFVVSSSVLGAENWLKTHVVPLLHYPAIPAIVVGKGVLCNGNHEHQWGLVLPSLENLYFSLVRWGLVPNIEVHVSVSSDCFRRSVSIRDVLHPLLRFLRDSDLAHLIDPPQSALVRDTARMREAKPKKRVLLSSLSFPSNPINRKSPSPIQFAPVPDSSFSFVPSASPSEIPLGPTPSPFTSPAIPPTSPLISPAIPPALVHNPRRTPHVHRTKPPVKAPTASAFPPSPSLCPHNGEAHTMRLWCVAKPTVPTDKLQEAMDYACGEGGADCEEIRRGGHCYYPDTVAAHASYAFNSYWQMAKYEGGSCSFGDTAIVVTTDPSYGRCRFLIA; encoded by the exons atgcttCTAATGGAGTTCTCCTACCTCTACCTCATCTTCTCTCTCGCCCCTCTCGTAACCCTCACTG GTGAAGAGATTACTAAGCTTGTAAACCCCCATGAACAAAGCACATTTCATgaatctcctcctcctcacgCAAAATACCCACTTCCCATTACCGCCATTCTCAATGAATCCGAGCTTTTTGTAGTGTCCTCAAGCGTGTTGGGAGCTGAAAACTGGCTCAAAACCCATGTAGTCCCCCTCCTCCACTACCCCGCAATCCCCGCCATTGTAGTGGGTAAAGGTGTTCTCTGCAACGGGAACCATGAACACCAATGGGGATTGGTTTTGCCCTCACTTGAAAATCTCTACTTTTCCCTTGTGAGATGGGGGTTAGTGCCAAACATTGAAGTTCATGTTTCCGTATCCTCCGATTGCTTTCGCCGAAGTGTTAGCATTCGAGATGTACTGCACCCTCTTCTGAGGTTTCTACGAGATTCCGACTTGGCTCATCTAATTGACCCACCGCAGAGTGCTTTGGTTAGAGACACTGCTCGAATGCGAGAAGCGAAACCCAAGAAGAGAGTGTTGTTATCTTCTTTGAGCTTCCCCTCAAACCCTATCAATCGTAAAAGCCCCTCGCCGATCCAATTTGCGCCGGTGCCCgattcttccttctccttcgtGCCCAGCGCCTCTCCGTCGGAAATCCCTTTAGGCCCAACTCCTTCCCCATTCACTTCCCCTGCAATACCTCCTACCTCCCCGCTCATTTCCCCTGCAATACCTCCTGCGTTGGTTCACAATCCACGACGAACACCTCATGTGCACCGAACAAAACCCCCCGTAAAAGCCCCAACTGCATCTGCGTTCCCACCATCGCCATCACTGTGTCCTCATAACGGGGAAGCGCACACAATGAGGCTGTGGTGCGTGGCTAAACCAACTGTACCGACCGACAAGTTGCAAGAGGCAATGGACTATGCTTGCGGGGAGGGTGGGGCCGACTGCGAGGAGATTAGGCGGGGCGGGCACTGCTATTATCCTGATACAGTCGCCGCCCACGCTTCCTATGCTTTCAATAGTTATTGGCAGATGGCAAAATATGAAGGAGGTAGCTGCAGCTTCGGCGATACCGCAATAGTCGTCACTACAGATCCAA GTTATGGCCGATGTAGGTTTCTGATCGCATGA
- the LOC109712392 gene encoding zinc finger protein 1-like, whose amino-acid sequence MAIDALERTAIPPPPPPLSTEEASEEEEEEEEEEEEEVFPPLEGWAKRKRSKRHSRFFPDHRQPTEEEHLALCLVMLARGGRYGPHRVSSPPPPQPPPPPPPQYKCSVCGKAFGSYQALGGHKASHRKPISGDDAPAAIAGAAATSAASGSGSSTGGGGGGGGSEKVHRCSVCSKTFPTGQALGGHKRCHYEGTIGGGGGGGRSASATTVASEGGSSSHRGFDLNVPAMPEGFEGAKRYFAMAAAAAAAAAEEEEVQSPHPFKKPRLLIPA is encoded by the coding sequence ATGGCAATTGATGCTTTAGAGAGAACCGCgataccgccgccgccgccgccgctgtcgaCGGAAGAAGcgagcgaggaggaggaggaggaggaggaggaggaggaggaggaggtcttCCCGCCCCTCGAGGGGTGGGCGAAGCGGAAGCGGTCGAAGCGGCACAGCCGCTTCTTCCCCGACCACCGCCAGCCCACCGAGGAGGAGCACCTCGCCCTCTGCCTCGTCATGCTCGCCCGCGGCGGCCGTTACGGCCCCCACCGCGTCTCCTCGCCACCGCCAccacagccgccgccgccgccgccgccgcagtaCAAGTGCTCCGTATGCGGCAAGGCCTTCGGATCGTACCAAGCCCTCGGCGGGCACAAAGCAAGCCACCGGAAGCCGATCTCCGGCGACGATGCGCCGGCGGCGATCGCCGGCGCCGCTGCTACGTCGGCGGCGTCGGGGTCCGGGTCGTCGACtggggggggaggaggaggaggaggatcggAGAAGGTGCaccggtgctcggtgtgctcgAAGACGTTCCCGACGGGGCAGGCGCTCGGCGGGCACAAGAGGTGCCACTACGAAGGAacgatcggcggcggcggaggcggggggAGAAGCGCTTCTGCTACCACCGTAGCATCTGAGGGGGGCAGCTCGAGCCACCGGGGGTTCGACCTGAATGTCCCGGCGATGCCGGAAGGGTTTGAGGGTGCAAAACGATACTttgcgatggcggcggcggcggcggctgccgcggcggaggaagaggaggtgcAGAGCCCGCACCCTTTCAAGAAGCCCCGGCTCCTAATCCCGGCTTGA
- the LOC109713377 gene encoding glucan endo-1,3-beta-glucosidase 12-like isoform X1 → MLLMEFSYLYLIFSLAPLVTLTDAGEEITKLVNPHEQSTFHESPPPHAKYPLPITAILNESELFVVSSSVLGAENWLKTHVVPLLHYPAIPAIVVGKGVLCNGNHEHQWGLVLPSLENLYFSLVRWGLVPNIEVHVSVSSDCFRRSVSIRDVLHPLLRFLRDSDLAHLIDPPQSALVRDTARMREAKPKKRVLLSSLSFPSNPINRKSPSPIQFAPVPDSSFSFVPSASPSEIPLGPTPSPFTSPAIPPTSPLISPAIPPALVHNPRRTPHVHRTKPPVKAPTASAFPPSPSLCPHNGEAHTMRLWCVAKPTVPTDKLQEAMDYACGEGGADCEEIRRGGHCYYPDTVAAHASYAFNSYWQMAKYEGGSCSFGDTAIVVTTDPSYGRCRFLIA, encoded by the exons atgcttCTAATGGAGTTCTCCTACCTCTACCTCATCTTCTCTCTCGCCCCTCTCGTAACCCTCACTG ATGCAGGTGAAGAGATTACTAAGCTTGTAAACCCCCATGAACAAAGCACATTTCATgaatctcctcctcctcacgCAAAATACCCACTTCCCATTACCGCCATTCTCAATGAATCCGAGCTTTTTGTAGTGTCCTCAAGCGTGTTGGGAGCTGAAAACTGGCTCAAAACCCATGTAGTCCCCCTCCTCCACTACCCCGCAATCCCCGCCATTGTAGTGGGTAAAGGTGTTCTCTGCAACGGGAACCATGAACACCAATGGGGATTGGTTTTGCCCTCACTTGAAAATCTCTACTTTTCCCTTGTGAGATGGGGGTTAGTGCCAAACATTGAAGTTCATGTTTCCGTATCCTCCGATTGCTTTCGCCGAAGTGTTAGCATTCGAGATGTACTGCACCCTCTTCTGAGGTTTCTACGAGATTCCGACTTGGCTCATCTAATTGACCCACCGCAGAGTGCTTTGGTTAGAGACACTGCTCGAATGCGAGAAGCGAAACCCAAGAAGAGAGTGTTGTTATCTTCTTTGAGCTTCCCCTCAAACCCTATCAATCGTAAAAGCCCCTCGCCGATCCAATTTGCGCCGGTGCCCgattcttccttctccttcgtGCCCAGCGCCTCTCCGTCGGAAATCCCTTTAGGCCCAACTCCTTCCCCATTCACTTCCCCTGCAATACCTCCTACCTCCCCGCTCATTTCCCCTGCAATACCTCCTGCGTTGGTTCACAATCCACGACGAACACCTCATGTGCACCGAACAAAACCCCCCGTAAAAGCCCCAACTGCATCTGCGTTCCCACCATCGCCATCACTGTGTCCTCATAACGGGGAAGCGCACACAATGAGGCTGTGGTGCGTGGCTAAACCAACTGTACCGACCGACAAGTTGCAAGAGGCAATGGACTATGCTTGCGGGGAGGGTGGGGCCGACTGCGAGGAGATTAGGCGGGGCGGGCACTGCTATTATCCTGATACAGTCGCCGCCCACGCTTCCTATGCTTTCAATAGTTATTGGCAGATGGCAAAATATGAAGGAGGTAGCTGCAGCTTCGGCGATACCGCAATAGTCGTCACTACAGATCCAA GTTATGGCCGATGTAGGTTTCTGATCGCATGA
- the LOC109712597 gene encoding transcription factor bHLH84-like isoform X1, which translates to MSYEMEPTKVVSEINWSSYSPSMQSESEIMAQLLAPFPFQCEPDNPDLGFGAPSFFWSGHATESYYCSENSNPNVYYLSQGEVSLSGSTSNSSFILPSSVYESCYVNGSNVALGINTCSEPIDLNPLYGEEFIDLSEQTTQPKRKFPSVEEENFVDHGEFDSTAVSTKKKARDSEKVQSAKKGEVKRTANSIQSGDDEALHGQSCSSYGSDNDSNASQEMNGGGSTSSCSKGSSVLNLSGKTRANRGSATDPQSLYARKRRERINERLRILQNLVPNGTKVDISTMLEEAVNYVKFLQLQIKLLSSDELWMYAPIAYNGMNIGIDLKMSPSQQ; encoded by the exons ATGTCTTATGAAATGGAGCCTACAAAAGTGGTTTCAGAGATCAATTGGAGCTCATACAGTCCGTCAATGCAATCTGAGTCTGAAATAATGGCCCAACTGCTTGCCCCATTCCCTTTTCAGTGTGAGCCAGATAACCCAGATTTGGGCTTCGGAGCCCCATCATTCTTCTGGTCTGGTCATGCTACCGAGTCATACTATTGTTCTGAGAATTCCAACCCTAATGTGTACTATCTGTCTCAAGGAGAAGTTAGTCTTAGTGGTAGTACTAGTAATAGTAGTTTCATTCTACCCTCTTCTGTTTATGAGAGCTGTTATGTAAATGGCTCGAATGTGGCCCTCGGGATCAATACTTGCTCGGAACCAATAGATTTAAACCCTTTATATGGTGAAGAATTCATTGACCTCTCTGAACAGACGACTCAACCCAAAAGAAAGTTTCCTAGTGTTGAGGAAGAGAACTTTGTGGATCATGGCGAATTTGACAGCACTGCTGTGAGTACTAAGAAGAAGGCTCGGGATTCTGAGAAA GTTCAAAGTGCAAAGAAGGGAGAAGTGAAGAGAACTGCCAATAGCATTCAAAGCGGAGATGATGAGGCTTTGCATGGGCAAAGCTGCAGTAGCTACGGCTCTGATAATGATTCAAATGCTTCTCAAGAGATGAATGGAGGTGGGAGCACAAGTTCCTGCTCTAAAGGGTCTTCTGTCCTTAACTTGAGCGGCAAAACTAGGGCTAATCGTGGGTCGGCAACCGACCCTCAAAGCCTCTATGCAAGG aaaagaagggaaagaaTCAATGAGAGGCTGAGAATATTACAAAATCTTGTTCCTAATGGAACCAAA GTTGATATCAGCACAATGCTCGAAGAAGCTGTCAATTATGTCAAGTTCTTGCAACTACAAATTAAG CTCTTGAGCTCGGATGAACTATGGATGTATGCTCCTATAGCTTACAATGGGATGAACATTGGGATTGATTTAAAAATGTCTCCATCTCAGCAATGA
- the LOC109712597 gene encoding transcription factor bHLH84-like isoform X2: MNKEFTTIVETTQPKRKFPSVEEENFVDHGEFDSTAVSTKKKARDSEKVQSAKKGEVKRTANSIQSGDDEALHGQSCSSYGSDNDSNASQEMNGGGSTSSCSKGSSVLNLSGKTRANRGSATDPQSLYARKRRERINERLRILQNLVPNGTKVDISTMLEEAVNYVKFLQLQIKLLSSDELWMYAPIAYNGMNIGIDLKMSPSQQ; encoded by the exons ATGAATAAAGAATTCACAACTATTGTTGAG ACGACTCAACCCAAAAGAAAGTTTCCTAGTGTTGAGGAAGAGAACTTTGTGGATCATGGCGAATTTGACAGCACTGCTGTGAGTACTAAGAAGAAGGCTCGGGATTCTGAGAAA GTTCAAAGTGCAAAGAAGGGAGAAGTGAAGAGAACTGCCAATAGCATTCAAAGCGGAGATGATGAGGCTTTGCATGGGCAAAGCTGCAGTAGCTACGGCTCTGATAATGATTCAAATGCTTCTCAAGAGATGAATGGAGGTGGGAGCACAAGTTCCTGCTCTAAAGGGTCTTCTGTCCTTAACTTGAGCGGCAAAACTAGGGCTAATCGTGGGTCGGCAACCGACCCTCAAAGCCTCTATGCAAGG aaaagaagggaaagaaTCAATGAGAGGCTGAGAATATTACAAAATCTTGTTCCTAATGGAACCAAA GTTGATATCAGCACAATGCTCGAAGAAGCTGTCAATTATGTCAAGTTCTTGCAACTACAAATTAAG CTCTTGAGCTCGGATGAACTATGGATGTATGCTCCTATAGCTTACAATGGGATGAACATTGGGATTGATTTAAAAATGTCTCCATCTCAGCAATGA